The genome window TACGCCCATGGTTTTTTAGAGTTTCACTTAATCAATATATTGACTTGAAAAGGAAAAAGGAGCAGAAAAACATTTACATCACTGAGGAAATATATTCAAAGCTCCAACACACCGATTATCATTTTGAGACATTGCTAAATAAGGATGAAATTTTCTATTTGTTAAAAGACATTAAAAAAGAATATAAAGAAATATTCTTTTTAAAGTATTACTATGATTTTTCATATGAAGAAATTGCTACTTTGTTGGATATTCAAGTAGATAGCGTCAAGCAAAAATTATATCGTGCACGTAAATTTATTCACTCAAAAATAGGAGGTAAACATGAATGGAAACTTCGTTAAATAACGCTTTAAAAAAGGCTAAACGAAAACAACTACTAAAAATTATCATCACTTCAATTATTGTAATATTAATTCTCTTACCCGTCTTTTATAAAACTGGTTCCTACTTTGCAACGGAAAGTTCTAAAAGACTTAAAGAACATCTTTTTTTACATAATGACATTGCAGAACCTAATATTCAAGTCGACTCTCAAGTAACGGTAAGTAATTCATCAATGTTTGGTGGAAACATTATCACAAACCGTTCTAAGAATATTAACGGTTATGTAGTTCAATGGAGCACACTTACAAGTTCATTTGGATGGTTTCGAGGCAAAATTGACAAGAACGAGTTAACACCAGGATTT of Lysinibacillus agricola contains these proteins:
- a CDS encoding RNA polymerase sigma factor; its protein translation is MKKENELTSYLIHLGEEVFNLLLAKGAKKEDAEDIIQTTYYKIYTLLDSLTESNIRPWFFRVSLNQYIDLKRKKEQKNIYITEEIYSKLQHTDYHFETLLNKDEIFYLLKDIKKEYKEIFFLKYYYDFSYEEIATLLDIQVDSVKQKLYRARKFIHSKIGGKHEWKLR